The Carnobacterium sp. 17-4 genome has a window encoding:
- a CDS encoding DMT family transporter, which yields MGIEKAKVVIAMLLFGSIGLMVKNIELTSSEIALYRGVLGSLFLLVFMLFKRNKVSYGLLKKNAVVLFFSGTAIGLNWILLFEAYNYTTISNATLSYYFAPVIVMVVSPFLLKEKWMLNKAGSILLAMVGMFLVVGTNNQSSMGHTHSVGIFYGLGAAILYASVMMLNKFIKDLTSLESTMIQLMVASVVLAPYVFFTQGFDVVGITITSIPYLIILGIVHTGLAYVLYFSAMQKLKSQTVALLSYIDPVAAVVMSALFLGEAMSGIQIFGGLLILSSTFIGGLKWPKQTALTIEEKIK from the coding sequence ATGGGAATAGAAAAGGCAAAAGTTGTGATAGCGATGCTGCTATTTGGATCAATTGGGTTGATGGTCAAAAATATTGAACTGACTTCAAGTGAAATTGCTCTTTATCGTGGAGTATTAGGTAGCTTATTCTTGTTGGTTTTCATGCTTTTTAAGAGAAATAAGGTTTCGTATGGGTTATTAAAAAAGAATGCAGTCGTGCTATTTTTTTCTGGAACAGCTATAGGCTTAAACTGGATTTTATTATTTGAAGCTTATAACTATACAACGATTTCAAATGCTACGTTGAGCTATTATTTTGCCCCGGTAATCGTGATGGTTGTTTCTCCTTTTTTACTGAAAGAAAAATGGATGCTGAATAAAGCAGGGAGCATTCTGTTGGCTATGGTTGGCATGTTTTTAGTCGTAGGGACAAACAATCAATCAAGTATGGGTCACACTCATTCGGTTGGAATCTTTTATGGCTTAGGAGCAGCTATTTTATATGCAAGTGTCATGATGTTAAATAAATTTATAAAAGATTTGACTAGTTTAGAAAGCACAATGATTCAACTAATGGTTGCTTCTGTGGTACTCGCTCCTTATGTCTTCTTTACACAAGGTTTCGATGTAGTAGGGATAACGATCACGTCAATTCCTTATCTTATCATTTTAGGGATCGTACATACCGGATTAGCGTATGTATTGTATTTTTCAGCGATGCAAAAATTAAAGAGTCAAACGGTTGCTCTGTTGAGTTACATTGACCCAGTTGCTGCAGTAGTGATGTCAGCACTTTTCTTAGGAGAAGCAATGAGCGGTATTCAAATCTTTGGTGGGTTATTAATATTGAGTTCAACATTCATTGGAGGACTGAAATGGCCTAAACAGACTGCTTTAACAATTGAAGAGAAAATAAAATAA
- a CDS encoding GntR family transcriptional regulator, which translates to MSKPKKLVEAAYQYSKEQILTKQWLPQTHITEIGLSKKLGISRTPIRQAFLRLEEEGYIVIEQNKGIRIRENQISLQGFHERLEFMELLLIDYLHFLQIKEIQFNTDELETIIDQLKMVIHVKEIEVFSDIEFDYWTSFYHYAKNTYTTSLFLDTFRSINGQTNKEIQGFLQISQPTKIKHFNQILILLKQNNYALARKEVRILINQLSLIAIQGI; encoded by the coding sequence ATGTCTAAACCAAAAAAATTAGTAGAGGCAGCTTACCAATACAGTAAGGAACAAATTTTAACCAAACAATGGTTACCTCAAACACATATTACAGAAATTGGATTGTCTAAAAAGTTGGGTATTAGCCGTACTCCGATTCGACAAGCTTTTCTGAGGTTAGAAGAAGAAGGGTACATAGTCATTGAACAAAATAAAGGCATACGAATTCGTGAAAATCAGATTTCGTTGCAAGGATTTCATGAACGATTAGAGTTTATGGAACTCCTATTAATTGATTATCTGCATTTTTTACAAATTAAAGAAATTCAATTTAATACAGATGAATTGGAAACAATAATCGATCAATTGAAAATGGTGATCCATGTAAAAGAAATCGAAGTTTTTTCAGATATCGAATTTGATTACTGGACCAGTTTTTATCACTATGCTAAAAATACTTATACGACGTCTCTATTTTTGGATACATTTCGGAGTATCAATGGACAAACAAATAAAGAGATTCAAGGATTTCTGCAGATAAGCCAACCAACGAAAATAAAACATTTTAATCAAATTTTGATTCTTTTGAAACAGAATAATTACGCTTTAGCTAGAAAAGAAGTACGTATTTTGATCAATCAGCTTAGCCTGATCGCGATACAGGGGATTTAG
- the purB gene encoding adenylosuccinate lyase codes for MIERYTRPEMAAIWSDENRYNTWLEVEILAAEAWVELGEIPKEDVQKIRANASFEVERILEIEKETRHDVVAFTRAVSESLGEERKWVHYGLTSTDVVDTAYGYQLKQVNDVLRQDLQKFLEIIGEKAKEHKYTVMMGRTHGVHAEPTTFGLKLALWYSEMKRNIERFEHAAKGVEAGKISGAVGTFANVPTFVEKYVCENLGTRAQEISTQVLPRDLHAEYVATMSLIATSIEKFATEIRGLQKSETREVEEFFAKGQKGSSAMPHKRNPIGSENVTGLARVIRGHMVTAYENVALWHERDISHSSAERIILPDSTILLNYMLNRFGTIVEKLTVFPENMKRNMNATFGLIYSQRVLLKLIDNGMSREAAYDLIQPKTAIAWDEQVLFRPLLEQDEKIMSILTTKDLDDAFDYNYHLRNVDEIFHRVGLGE; via the coding sequence ATGATAGAACGTTACACAAGACCTGAAATGGCGGCCATTTGGTCCGATGAGAATCGTTACAACACTTGGTTAGAGGTCGAAATATTGGCTGCTGAAGCTTGGGTTGAATTAGGAGAAATCCCTAAAGAAGATGTGCAGAAGATTCGTGCAAATGCTTCGTTTGAAGTTGAGCGTATTTTAGAAATCGAAAAAGAAACCAGACATGACGTGGTGGCTTTTACACGCGCAGTTTCTGAATCATTAGGAGAAGAACGCAAGTGGGTCCATTATGGATTAACAAGTACCGATGTTGTTGATACTGCTTATGGGTACCAATTGAAACAAGTAAATGATGTGTTGCGTCAAGATTTACAAAAGTTTTTAGAAATAATTGGTGAAAAAGCTAAAGAACATAAATATACTGTTATGATGGGCCGTACTCATGGCGTGCATGCTGAACCGACTACCTTTGGGTTGAAATTAGCTCTTTGGTATTCAGAAATGAAACGCAACATTGAGCGTTTTGAACATGCAGCAAAGGGTGTCGAAGCTGGGAAAATAAGTGGAGCAGTTGGAACATTTGCCAACGTTCCAACTTTTGTTGAAAAGTATGTCTGTGAAAATCTAGGAACGAGAGCACAAGAAATTTCAACTCAAGTTCTGCCACGTGATTTACATGCTGAATATGTAGCTACAATGTCTTTAATTGCTACCAGTATTGAAAAATTTGCTACAGAGATTCGTGGACTGCAAAAATCCGAAACGCGTGAAGTTGAAGAGTTTTTTGCAAAAGGCCAAAAAGGATCATCAGCTATGCCGCATAAACGCAATCCTATTGGTTCTGAAAATGTAACGGGGCTAGCACGTGTCATCAGAGGTCACATGGTAACAGCATACGAAAATGTTGCTTTATGGCATGAACGCGATATTTCTCATTCATCTGCTGAACGTATTATTCTTCCAGATTCAACTATCTTATTAAATTACATGTTAAATCGTTTTGGAACGATTGTTGAAAAATTAACTGTTTTCCCAGAAAACATGAAACGCAATATGAACGCAACGTTTGGATTGATTTATAGCCAACGTGTATTGCTTAAACTGATTGATAATGGCATGAGCCGTGAAGCTGCATATGATTTGATCCAACCAAAAACAGCTATAGCTTGGGATGAACAAGTATTATTCCGTCCTTTACTTGAACAAGACGAAAAAATCATGTCTATATTGACTACTAAAGACCTTGATGATGCCTTTGATTACAACTATCATTTAAGAAACGTAGATGAAATTTTCCACAGAGTTGGTCTAGGTGAATAA
- the fadD gene encoding long-chain-fatty-acid--CoA ligase FadD — protein MNLDWIKVRSLLTPNRTALVDPLKNREWTYKEVNLRAEKLAHYLKKNGVTKGDRVALYSPNDISYFDVLLASIKMGAIFIPLNWRLKPIEIKKVVEDAKPKVILHSSQISERLSLIDVTLLSLDVDSEKYNDICENINYEEFHSESIELESPAMLIYTTGTTGHPKGAVITHNGMINNSMNTVMSWNISHEDITIASAPMFHIAGISGIVIPLLLIGGKIIIDRFFDGENANEMIKRYKPTMLFMVPTMYYGLIRAKNFSKGNLESVNTFVAGGSPPLKEVVNYFVREKLPLINSYGLTEAGPNNFKLTGESALKHPFSIGYPSFFVEAKIVDDNGEEVEQGQVGELLLAGQHTFAGYWNNEVETRKAFQDDYVRTGDLAKKDENGLFYIVDRKKEMIITGGENVLPSEVEKVLNHLPGVKDSVVVGYEHPVYGQSVGAAIICDGQKIEVAELDHYASANLAGYKTPKQYLFLTAFPNNSVGKTDKKEIIRIMNEMSEVEVIN, from the coding sequence ATGAATTTAGATTGGATAAAAGTACGGTCGTTATTAACACCTAACAGGACAGCTTTGGTCGACCCATTAAAAAATAGAGAATGGACATACAAAGAAGTCAATTTACGTGCTGAAAAATTAGCACATTATCTGAAGAAAAATGGTGTGACAAAGGGAGACAGAGTCGCACTATATTCTCCAAATGATATCAGTTATTTTGATGTTTTACTTGCAAGTATAAAGATGGGTGCTATTTTTATTCCGTTGAATTGGCGTCTGAAACCAATCGAAATTAAAAAAGTAGTGGAAGATGCTAAACCCAAAGTTATCTTGCATTCTAGTCAAATCAGCGAACGCTTGTCTCTTATAGATGTTACATTGTTATCGCTAGATGTAGATAGCGAAAAATATAATGATATCTGTGAAAATATAAATTATGAGGAATTTCATTCCGAATCCATTGAATTAGAGTCGCCAGCTATGCTGATATATACTACTGGGACGACCGGTCATCCAAAAGGTGCTGTCATTACACATAATGGTATGATCAACAATTCAATGAATACGGTCATGAGTTGGAATATCTCGCATGAGGATATCACAATAGCCAGTGCTCCGATGTTCCATATAGCGGGTATTTCTGGTATTGTGATTCCATTATTGCTGATCGGCGGAAAAATCATCATTGATCGATTTTTTGACGGAGAAAATGCAAATGAGATGATCAAACGATACAAGCCTACTATGTTGTTTATGGTTCCAACGATGTATTATGGGCTGATCCGTGCAAAAAATTTTAGCAAAGGTAACTTAGAAAGTGTGAACACATTTGTGGCTGGAGGTTCTCCGCCTTTAAAAGAAGTGGTCAACTATTTTGTGAGAGAAAAACTACCACTAATCAATTCATACGGACTGACAGAGGCGGGTCCAAATAATTTTAAACTAACGGGCGAATCTGCTTTAAAACATCCGTTCAGCATCGGTTATCCGAGTTTTTTTGTTGAAGCAAAAATAGTAGATGATAATGGTGAGGAAGTAGAGCAAGGACAAGTTGGCGAGTTGTTGCTAGCCGGTCAACATACTTTTGCTGGGTATTGGAACAATGAAGTAGAAACGAGAAAAGCCTTTCAAGACGACTATGTGAGAACAGGCGACTTGGCCAAGAAGGATGAAAACGGACTTTTTTATATCGTTGATCGAAAAAAAGAAATGATCATCACTGGTGGAGAAAATGTTTTGCCTTCTGAAGTAGAAAAGGTATTGAATCACCTTCCAGGAGTAAAGGACTCTGTGGTAGTAGGGTATGAACATCCGGTATACGGACAATCAGTCGGTGCAGCCATCATTTGTGATGGACAAAAAATAGAGGTGGCGGAGTTGGATCACTATGCATCTGCAAATTTGGCAGGGTACAAAACGCCAAAACAGTATCTTTTTTTAACTGCTTTTCCAAACAATTCAGTAGGCAAAACCGACAAAAAAGAAATTATCCGAATTATGAATGAAATGTCAGAAGTAGAAGTAATCAACTAA
- the ligA gene encoding NAD-dependent DNA ligase LigA: MSTQDFESAKQRVFDVRSLLDKYSYEYYVKDAPSIPDTDYDKLYNELVALEEAFPDLISNDSPTQRIGGTILPGFEKVVHEVPMLSLGNAFNEGDLLDFDRRIKKITDQPFSYICELKIDGLAVSLTYEKGKLVRAATRGDGTVGENVTQNIRTVKSVPLRLKNPYSIEVRGECYMPKDSFIKLNQEREENGEAIFANPRNAAAGGLRNLDPKETAKRNLNTFLYTIGDFGELTAVSQEDALHQLDELGLRTNHDRRVFQTIEEVWAYTQEFQEKRTALPYEIDGIVIKVNEFAVQEEVGFTVKAPRWAIAYKFPAEEAHTVIRDIEWSVGRTGVVTPTAIMDPVQLAGTTVQRASLHNEDLIHERDIRLLDTVVVHKAGDIIPEVTRVILDERPEDSQPYAIPTHCPACDSDLIHLEEEVALRCMNPKCPAQITEGLSHFVSRNAMNIDGLGIRVLMQMFEKDMVHDVADLYTLTFDQLVTLDKIKEKSANNLLNAIDASRSNSLERLLFGLGIRHVGAKAAKLIAERFETMEAVQQAEKDMIISIEGIGEIIAESVVAYFSLPEVNELIQELKNSQVNMNYLGKKKVEVATVDSYFNGKTVVLTGKLTHFTREEAKERIENLGGNVTGSVSKKTDLVVAGEEAGSKLAKAESLNILVWDEDQLLETLEGEE, from the coding sequence ATGTCCACACAAGATTTTGAATCTGCAAAGCAACGGGTATTCGACGTACGGTCATTATTAGACAAATATAGCTATGAATATTATGTGAAAGATGCTCCATCTATACCTGACACGGATTACGACAAGTTGTACAATGAACTAGTAGCTTTGGAAGAAGCATTTCCGGACTTAATCAGTAATGATTCTCCCACACAACGCATTGGAGGAACCATCCTGCCTGGTTTTGAAAAAGTGGTTCATGAAGTTCCTATGTTAAGTCTTGGAAATGCATTTAACGAAGGAGACCTACTTGATTTTGATCGTCGTATCAAAAAAATAACGGATCAACCATTTAGCTACATTTGTGAGCTGAAAATTGATGGTTTAGCCGTATCGTTAACGTATGAAAAAGGAAAGCTGGTTCGTGCAGCCACACGTGGAGATGGAACTGTGGGTGAGAACGTGACTCAAAATATTCGTACCGTTAAATCGGTTCCGTTACGCTTGAAAAATCCTTATTCTATTGAAGTGCGCGGGGAATGTTACATGCCCAAAGATTCCTTTATTAAATTGAATCAAGAACGCGAAGAAAATGGGGAGGCAATCTTTGCAAACCCAAGAAACGCAGCAGCTGGTGGGTTGCGTAATTTAGATCCAAAAGAAACAGCTAAACGAAATTTAAATACTTTTTTATACACGATTGGTGATTTTGGTGAATTAACAGCTGTAAGCCAAGAAGACGCACTCCATCAATTAGATGAATTGGGACTTCGAACGAATCATGATCGCAGAGTGTTCCAAACAATTGAAGAAGTATGGGCATACACTCAAGAATTTCAAGAAAAAAGAACTGCTTTGCCTTATGAAATCGATGGTATCGTGATCAAGGTAAATGAGTTTGCAGTTCAAGAAGAAGTTGGTTTTACCGTTAAAGCTCCTAGATGGGCTATTGCCTATAAGTTTCCGGCAGAAGAAGCTCATACAGTGATTCGCGATATTGAATGGTCAGTCGGTCGAACGGGAGTTGTGACGCCAACAGCTATTATGGATCCTGTTCAATTAGCGGGCACTACGGTTCAGCGAGCAAGTCTGCACAATGAAGATTTGATCCATGAACGAGATATCCGCCTATTGGACACTGTAGTCGTTCATAAAGCAGGAGATATCATTCCAGAAGTCACTCGTGTCATTTTGGATGAACGACCGGAAGACAGCCAACCTTATGCTATTCCTACGCACTGTCCGGCTTGTGACAGCGATCTGATTCATTTGGAAGAAGAAGTTGCTTTACGCTGCATGAATCCTAAATGTCCGGCTCAAATTACGGAAGGCTTATCTCATTTTGTTTCTCGAAACGCGATGAATATTGACGGATTAGGCATTAGAGTATTAATGCAAATGTTTGAAAAAGATATGGTTCACGATGTAGCAGATCTTTATACATTAACGTTTGATCAACTGGTTACGTTAGATAAAATTAAAGAAAAATCAGCTAATAATCTACTAAATGCTATCGATGCAAGTCGCAGCAATTCATTAGAAAGACTGCTCTTTGGATTAGGTATTCGTCATGTAGGCGCAAAAGCGGCTAAATTAATTGCAGAACGTTTTGAAACAATGGAAGCTGTGCAGCAAGCGGAAAAAGACATGATTATTTCAATTGAGGGTATCGGAGAAATTATCGCTGAAAGTGTCGTCGCGTATTTCAGTTTACCAGAAGTGAATGAACTGATTCAGGAATTAAAAAACAGCCAGGTCAACATGAATTATTTAGGGAAGAAAAAAGTAGAAGTCGCAACAGTTGATTCTTATTTTAATGGGAAAACAGTTGTTTTAACGGGGAAATTGACGCATTTTACTCGTGAAGAAGCTAAAGAACGTATTGAAAATCTTGGCGGAAATGTGACTGGGAGCGTCTCTAAGAAAACTGATTTGGTCGTTGCAGGTGAAGAAGCCGGCAGCAAGTTAGCAAAAGCTGAATCATTAAATATTCTTGTCTGGGATGAAGATCAGTTGTTGGAAACATTAGAAGGAGAGGAATAA
- a CDS encoding CamS family sex pheromone protein, producing the protein MNKKAIALMAACVFLLSACQTEDPDIKETESVGEETETTSQLSGDYYSAIITDGTYKTSLNRGVTLGLNSNVNLKAFETGLMDLSQSHFSPDSYYFQEGQYINAETTSKWLARASEENPEGLNPEDNGNLEPNERNPIYLDSLLEQNYMVQKDDGFALGGISIGLAMNTVDYYTKKEFGAEFETEISREKLLAEGKKMADKIVQRLRETEGVGDIPIVVGIFEQSTKDNLAGGVYISEAISQDGATTVQNWEPINQKKVVFPTSGEESTELSSFSNFKSEIENFFPNLSGVTAEALYTDDQIVNMKVSINTQFYGESEIIAFTQNVAEKASSYLIPNIPIEITIKSINGTEAFLSREAGETEFYTHVFD; encoded by the coding sequence ATGAACAAAAAAGCAATTGCCTTAATGGCTGCCTGTGTATTTCTTTTAAGTGCCTGCCAAACAGAGGATCCGGATATAAAAGAAACAGAGTCTGTTGGAGAAGAAACTGAAACAACAAGCCAATTATCAGGTGATTATTACAGTGCAATCATTACAGATGGAACTTACAAAACCAGTTTAAACAGAGGGGTAACGTTAGGATTAAACTCAAATGTAAATTTAAAGGCATTTGAGACTGGGTTAATGGACTTATCACAAAGCCATTTTTCACCAGATTCCTACTACTTTCAAGAAGGCCAATATATTAATGCTGAAACCACTAGTAAATGGTTGGCCCGTGCGAGTGAAGAGAATCCAGAAGGTTTGAATCCAGAGGACAATGGAAATCTTGAACCAAATGAACGGAATCCAATTTATTTAGACTCATTGTTGGAGCAAAATTATATGGTACAAAAAGATGATGGATTTGCACTAGGTGGGATTTCTATAGGTTTAGCAATGAATACTGTAGATTATTACACAAAAAAAGAATTCGGCGCAGAATTTGAAACAGAAATTTCGCGAGAAAAATTACTAGCAGAAGGTAAAAAAATGGCTGATAAAATTGTGCAACGCTTACGGGAAACGGAAGGTGTTGGGGATATTCCGATTGTTGTCGGTATCTTTGAACAATCCACGAAAGATAATTTAGCTGGTGGTGTGTATATTTCAGAAGCAATAAGCCAAGATGGGGCAACTACAGTACAGAATTGGGAGCCTATCAATCAAAAGAAAGTGGTATTTCCAACTAGTGGAGAAGAAAGCACTGAGTTATCTAGCTTTTCAAACTTTAAATCAGAAATTGAAAATTTCTTTCCAAACTTAAGTGGTGTCACAGCTGAAGCACTCTATACGGATGACCAAATTGTGAATATGAAAGTATCGATCAACACACAATTTTATGGAGAAAGTGAAATTATTGCGTTTACCCAAAATGTCGCTGAAAAAGCTTCTTCTTATTTAATACCTAATATACCAATAGAGATTACGATAAAATCAATAAACGGTACTGAAGCATTTCTATCTCGAGAAGCAGGCGAAACCGAATTCTATACCCACGTATTTGATTAG
- the pcrA gene encoding DNA helicase PcrA, with translation MVLRDDLLNGMNPKQKDAVVCTKGPLLIMAGAGSGKTRVLTHRIAYLIEEKNVNPWNILAITFTNKAAKEMKERVTRLMKEGGSDVWVSTFHSMCVRILRRDIDRIGYTKAFTISDPSEQQTLMKRILKERNIDPKKYNPRAILGEISNAKNELDTPVDYRKRAGSFFEKIVADCYDDYQRELRRNQAVDFDDLIMLAIRLFKESPETLDYYQNKFHYIHVDEYQDTNEAQYTLVNMLAERFKNLCVVGDADQSIYGWRGANMENILNFEKDYPDATTVLLEQNYRSTKFILQAANDVIGNNSKRKVKKLWTDNHDGEKITYYRGQSEGDESRYVISKIQEEMKENNYNYGDFAVLYRTNAQSRVIEDSLLKSNIPYKMVGGHKFYDRKEIRDVLAYLRLIANPDDNMSFERVVNVPKRGIGPGTIEKLRTSSNQYDWSLLETALNVSITPISGKAASELEGFGFMMKDLRQMQEYVPVTELVEEVLKRSGYQKSLELERTLESETRLENIQEFLTVTQQFEKENTEDKSLLTFLTDLALVSDLDNLEEEPQSEVTLMTLHAAKGLEFPIVFLIGLEEGIFPLSRSMMEEDQLEEERRLAYVGITRAEKKLYITNAYSRVLYGRTQSNSASRFINEITDEVLELGNQQNLNTPFSRSTFSSTTSPMQRNQATRAASQPYKAPVTSKTSSGADKLGWNVGDKAVHKKWGLGTVVKVTGAANDLQLDIAFKEQGIKRLLAAFAPIEKQDA, from the coding sequence TTGGTATTACGAGATGACTTATTAAATGGGATGAATCCCAAACAAAAAGATGCAGTTGTATGCACAAAAGGACCTCTTTTAATTATGGCTGGAGCAGGAAGCGGAAAAACACGTGTCTTAACACACCGTATTGCCTATTTGATCGAAGAAAAAAACGTTAATCCATGGAATATTTTGGCGATTACATTTACGAATAAAGCCGCTAAAGAAATGAAAGAACGAGTAACCCGTCTAATGAAAGAAGGGGGAAGCGATGTTTGGGTCTCTACTTTTCACTCAATGTGTGTCCGTATTTTACGTCGCGACATCGATCGCATCGGTTATACTAAAGCATTTACTATCAGCGATCCAAGTGAACAGCAAACATTGATGAAACGAATCCTAAAAGAACGAAATATCGATCCTAAAAAGTATAATCCAAGAGCTATCTTAGGAGAAATCAGCAATGCTAAAAATGAATTAGATACACCAGTTGACTACCGTAAAAGAGCTGGAAGCTTTTTTGAAAAAATAGTGGCAGATTGTTACGATGATTACCAAAGAGAATTGCGTCGCAATCAAGCAGTCGATTTTGACGATTTGATTATGTTGGCTATTCGATTATTCAAAGAAAGTCCTGAAACACTGGATTATTACCAAAATAAATTTCACTACATCCATGTCGATGAATACCAAGATACAAATGAAGCACAATACACTTTAGTAAACATGCTAGCTGAAAGATTTAAAAATCTCTGTGTTGTTGGGGATGCTGACCAAAGTATCTACGGCTGGCGCGGAGCCAACATGGAAAATATCTTGAATTTTGAAAAAGATTATCCAGATGCAACGACTGTTTTGTTAGAACAAAATTACCGTTCGACTAAATTTATATTGCAAGCTGCCAATGATGTGATCGGAAATAACTCAAAACGTAAAGTCAAAAAACTTTGGACAGATAATCATGATGGTGAAAAAATCACGTATTATCGTGGACAATCTGAAGGTGATGAATCACGTTACGTCATTTCTAAGATTCAAGAAGAAATGAAAGAAAATAATTACAATTATGGTGATTTTGCAGTTCTTTACCGTACAAATGCTCAGTCTCGTGTTATTGAGGATAGCTTGTTAAAATCAAATATTCCTTATAAAATGGTTGGTGGTCACAAGTTCTACGACCGTAAAGAAATCAGAGACGTTTTAGCGTATCTGCGTTTAATTGCTAACCCTGATGACAATATGAGTTTTGAACGAGTGGTCAATGTACCTAAACGAGGGATTGGTCCTGGAACGATTGAAAAGCTTAGAACTTCTTCCAATCAATACGACTGGTCTCTTTTGGAAACGGCTTTGAATGTGTCTATTACACCGATTTCCGGCAAAGCTGCTAGTGAACTTGAAGGATTTGGCTTCATGATGAAAGATTTGCGTCAAATGCAAGAATACGTTCCGGTGACGGAATTAGTCGAAGAAGTTTTAAAACGTAGCGGTTACCAAAAATCTTTAGAATTAGAACGCACACTTGAATCTGAAACACGACTAGAAAATATTCAAGAATTTTTGACGGTAACACAACAATTTGAAAAAGAAAATACGGAAGATAAATCATTGTTGACGTTTTTAACGGATCTAGCACTGGTTTCTGATTTGGACAATTTAGAAGAAGAACCTCAAAGCGAAGTAACTTTAATGACGCTTCACGCAGCCAAAGGATTAGAGTTCCCAATTGTTTTCCTTATTGGATTGGAAGAAGGAATTTTTCCGTTGTCACGTTCGATGATGGAAGAAGATCAATTAGAAGAAGAACGCCGTCTAGCTTATGTAGGAATCACACGTGCAGAGAAAAAATTATATATTACCAATGCTTATTCAAGGGTTTTATATGGCCGTACACAAAGCAATTCGGCTTCTCGCTTCATCAATGAAATCACGGATGAAGTCTTAGAACTAGGAAATCAACAGAATCTAAATACACCATTTAGCCGTTCAACATTCAGTTCAACAACTAGTCCTATGCAACGCAATCAAGCAACAAGAGCAGCTAGTCAACCTTATAAGGCTCCAGTAACAAGCAAAACGTCAAGCGGAGCTGACAAATTAGGTTGGAATGTTGGCGATAAAGCCGTTCATAAAAAATGGGGTCTTGGGACAGTAGTCAAAGTTACCGGTGCAGCAAATGACCTCCAACTTGATATAGCCTTTAAAGAACAAGGAATCAAACGCCTACTAGCAGCCTTCGCTCCAATCGAAAAACAGGATGCGTAG